A part of Eubacterium sp. AB3007 genomic DNA contains:
- a CDS encoding GNAT family N-acetyltransferase, whose amino-acid sequence MTAWCAADNAGSRRIMEKAGMVCTGAVQGALEIDGQRFDKMDYRYEREERKNSV is encoded by the coding sequence GTGACAGCCTGGTGTGCCGCGGACAACGCCGGCTCTCGCAGGATCATGGAGAAGGCCGGCATGGTGTGCACAGGCGCGGTGCAAGGGGCGCTGGAGATCGACGGACAACGCTTTGATAAGATGGATTACCGGTACGAGAGAGAGGAGAGGAAGAACAGTGTTTAA
- the dinB gene encoding DNA polymerase IV, with the protein MKQIIIHVDMDAFFASVEIRDDPALKGKPLIIGSLPRERGVVATCSYEARRYGVRSGMNIKEAYRRCPQGVYMHPNIDKYRAVSRQLHEIWNVYATASEAVALDEAYLDVTEKAGDLAGARKIAHCIKKRTLEKLGLTCSVGVAYSKTAAKIASEEKKPDGYYEIPTAEDFVSLIADRDVRVLYTVGQMTAEKLRGAGIRTVRDIQNNTETVINLLGKQGGWIANIARGIDDRKVKPYKPENAKSISREVTFQQDVEDFGLLKDVLILLAFCVEKRARRYGLHGHGVTLKLTYADMKGITRSRAKDSAEDAATIYREAAALLDSVEQSPVRLVGVGVYNLSKEVNRQMDLFAFIDGEAGSPEEEFQTLLAALQEKYHLDFAAHLEEIYHAETLHKTVEYMRKHT; encoded by the coding sequence ATGAAACAGATCATCATACATGTGGATATGGACGCATTCTTTGCGTCCGTGGAGATCAGAGACGATCCGGCCCTGAAGGGGAAACCGCTGATCATCGGTTCTCTGCCGAGAGAACGAGGGGTGGTTGCGACCTGCAGCTACGAGGCGCGTCGATACGGCGTTCGCTCCGGGATGAACATCAAGGAGGCCTACAGGCGCTGCCCGCAAGGCGTCTATATGCACCCGAACATCGATAAGTACAGAGCGGTGTCCCGGCAGCTTCATGAGATCTGGAATGTCTATGCCACCGCGTCCGAAGCGGTCGCTCTGGACGAGGCTTATCTTGATGTGACAGAGAAAGCCGGTGATCTCGCGGGTGCGCGGAAGATCGCACACTGCATCAAGAAGCGGACCCTGGAGAAACTGGGGCTGACCTGCTCGGTGGGGGTAGCCTATTCCAAGACAGCGGCCAAGATCGCCAGCGAGGAGAAGAAGCCAGATGGGTATTACGAGATCCCAACTGCGGAGGACTTTGTGTCCCTGATCGCGGATCGGGATGTCAGAGTGCTGTACACCGTGGGGCAGATGACCGCTGAGAAGCTCCGGGGCGCAGGGATCCGCACGGTACGGGATATCCAGAACAACACGGAGACGGTGATCAACCTGCTGGGCAAACAGGGGGGATGGATCGCGAACATCGCCCGCGGGATAGACGATCGCAAGGTGAAGCCATACAAGCCGGAGAATGCCAAGTCCATCAGCAGGGAGGTCACCTTTCAGCAGGATGTGGAGGACTTTGGGCTTTTGAAGGATGTGCTGATTCTCCTTGCTTTTTGTGTTGAGAAAAGAGCCAGGCGCTACGGCTTGCACGGGCACGGCGTCACGCTGAAGCTCACCTATGCGGATATGAAAGGGATCACTCGCTCCCGGGCAAAGGACTCTGCCGAGGATGCGGCGACGATCTACAGGGAGGCGGCGGCGCTGCTGGATTCTGTGGAACAAAGCCCTGTGCGGCTGGTGGGCGTCGGTGTGTACAATCTCTCAAAGGAGGTCAACCGCCAGATGGATCTGTTTGCCTTCATCGACGGGGAGGCGGGTAGTCCCGAGGAGGAATTCCAAACGCTGCTCGCCGCGTTGCAGGAGAAGTACCACCTGGATTTTGCCGCCCACCTGGAGGAGATCTATCACGCAGAAACGCTTCACAAGACAGTCGAATATATGCGAAAACACACCTGA
- a CDS encoding flavodoxin — protein sequence MTLCLLFGLTACAGGSSEDPAGIDSGAETATEEAETPEEKGSSSGNATLVVYFSATGTTKGIAEKIAAIEGADLYEIEAAKEYTDADLDYNDSDSRTTREQNDSSARPKIGSDPVSLDGYTTIYIGYPIWWGEEPRIMDTFVESYDFDGKTIIPFCTSGGSGIGRSGQNLADLAGKGNWLKGARFDGGTSEEELRSWIKGN from the coding sequence ATGACACTTTGCCTGCTCTTCGGACTAACGGCATGTGCAGGTGGAAGTTCGGAAGACCCCGCAGGCATAGATAGCGGAGCAGAAACTGCCACAGAAGAGGCAGAGACTCCTGAAGAGAAGGGCAGCAGCTCCGGGAACGCGACTCTCGTCGTATACTTCTCTGCAACCGGTACCACCAAAGGCATTGCGGAGAAGATCGCAGCGATTGAAGGTGCGGATCTATATGAGATCGAGGCGGCCAAGGAGTATACGGATGCGGATCTGGACTATAACGATTCCGACAGCCGCACCACGCGCGAGCAGAATGATTCCTCTGCCCGGCCAAAGATCGGAAGCGACCCGGTATCGCTCGACGGATATACGACCATCTACATCGGCTATCCCATCTGGTGGGGTGAAGAGCCGCGCATCATGGATACCTTTGTGGAGAGTTATGACTTTGATGGCAAGACAATCATCCCGTTCTGTACATCAGGCGGCAGTGGCATTGGAAGAAGCGGACAGAATCTGGCGGATCTTGCCGGAAAGGGCAATTGGCTGAAAGGGGCCAGATTCGACGGCGGTACTTCGGAAGAGGAACTGAGATCGTGGATCAAAGGGAACTAG
- a CDS encoding flavodoxin: MAKKTLVAVFSASGTTKRVGKEIARVSSGDFYEIVPAENYTGADLDWTNKRSRSSVEMNDPSARPEIAGRPLDMSSYDIVIIGYPIWWGVAPRIIETFLESYDFSGKTIVPFCTSGGSGVGRSDRELHKNVGGDVKWAKGRQINRPNESEIRRWMDEVL; encoded by the coding sequence ATGGCAAAGAAGACATTGGTAGCAGTATTTTCTGCAAGTGGAACAACGAAACGTGTAGGGAAAGAGATTGCGAGAGTAAGCAGCGGTGACTTCTATGAGATCGTTCCAGCGGAGAATTACACAGGCGCTGATCTGGACTGGACGAACAAGAGAAGCCGCAGCAGCGTGGAGATGAATGATCCTTCCGCAAGACCGGAGATCGCAGGTAGACCGCTGGATATGTCCTCTTACGATATTGTGATCATCGGGTATCCGATCTGGTGGGGAGTCGCGCCGCGCATCATCGAGACTTTTCTGGAAAGCTATGATTTCAGCGGAAAGACGATCGTTCCCTTCTGCACGTCGGGGGGAAGTGGCGTCGGCAGAAGTGACAGAGAACTGCACAAGAATGTAGGCGGCGATGTCAAGTGGGCAAAAGGCAGGCAGATCAATCGTCCAAATGAATCGGAGATCCGACGCTGGATGGACGAGGTACTGTAA
- a CDS encoding nuclear transport factor 2 family protein, with amino-acid sequence MTDEKQIQQIYRDYWTFMIRKDTQGLRGLMAEDYYLEHMTGVRQTCEEFLAGLLAGTFNYYSAEHDAIEVRVNGDYAEMIGRSRVMAAVYGGGKKRWRLQGDFTLKKEEGAWKLTSSRASTY; translated from the coding sequence ATGACAGACGAAAAACAGATCCAACAAATATACCGGGACTACTGGACGTTTATGATTCGGAAAGATACGCAGGGACTTCGGGGTTTGATGGCGGAGGACTACTATCTGGAGCATATGACCGGTGTCCGGCAGACCTGTGAGGAATTCCTTGCAGGTCTGCTGGCGGGAACCTTCAACTATTATTCTGCGGAGCACGATGCCATCGAGGTGCGCGTAAACGGAGACTACGCTGAAATGATCGGAAGGAGCCGGGTCATGGCGGCCGTGTACGGCGGTGGGAAGAAACGCTGGCGGCTGCAGGGGGATTTCACTCTTAAAAAAGAAGAGGGTGCGTGGAAACTGACAAGCTCCCGCGCATCGACCTATTGA
- a CDS encoding aldo/keto reductase produces the protein MEYIKLNNGIQCPVIGIGTFMLSPQDAENSVREALKMGYRLVDTANAYVNERAVGRGIKASGVPREEVFLSTKLWPSEYENDHAVEETLERLGVDYIDLLYIHQPAGNWMAGYRQLEKAYKEGKVRSIGISNFEGEYIEELQAKWEIVPQYIQVEAHPYFTQKELRKTLEKYDIRLMSWYPLGHGDKALIQEPLFQTLGEKYGKSSAQIILRWHTQMGFSVIPGSRNVDHIRDNLDILDFRLTEEEMAEIAKLENGVRYYNRTDEALAGFASWRPEFEKA, from the coding sequence ATGGAATATATCAAATTGAACAACGGGATCCAGTGCCCTGTCATCGGCATCGGGACATTCATGCTGAGCCCGCAGGATGCGGAAAACAGCGTGCGAGAGGCACTGAAGATGGGCTATCGCCTGGTGGACACGGCCAACGCCTATGTCAACGAGAGAGCGGTGGGTAGAGGGATCAAGGCCAGCGGCGTTCCGAGAGAAGAGGTCTTCCTCTCCACAAAACTTTGGCCCAGCGAATACGAGAACGACCACGCTGTCGAGGAGACGCTGGAGAGACTGGGCGTGGATTACATCGACCTCCTGTACATCCATCAGCCCGCAGGAAACTGGATGGCAGGCTACCGGCAGCTGGAGAAAGCCTACAAGGAAGGCAAGGTCAGATCCATCGGTATCTCCAATTTCGAAGGCGAGTACATCGAAGAACTGCAGGCAAAGTGGGAAATCGTTCCGCAGTACATCCAGGTTGAGGCGCATCCGTACTTCACCCAGAAAGAACTGCGGAAGACCCTGGAGAAGTATGATATCCGGCTGATGTCCTGGTATCCACTGGGGCATGGGGACAAAGCCCTGATCCAGGAGCCTTTGTTCCAGACGCTGGGCGAGAAATATGGAAAGAGCAGCGCGCAGATCATCCTGCGGTGGCATACACAGATGGGATTCTCCGTGATCCCGGGCAGCCGGAACGTGGATCACATCAGGGACAATCTGGACATCCTGGACTTTCGCCTCACGGAAGAGGAAATGGCAGAGATCGCCAAGCTGGAGAATGGCGTGCGCTACTACAACCGTACAGACGAAGCTCTGGCTGGGTTCGCATCCTGGAGGCCGGAGTTCGAGAAAGCGTGA
- a CDS encoding flavodoxin: protein MAKTLIAFFSRADENYFGGAMRYVKVGNTEIVVGHMKDMIDADTFKIEMKEPYSPVYMTCIDEAKKDLRAGARPELVSYPGSIDEYDTIILAYPNYWGTYPMAVATFLERYDFTGKTILPLCTNEGSGMGSSERDLRKACPGAELKAGLSITGSRAQESAGAVKKWLNKNGIA, encoded by the coding sequence ATGGCAAAGACACTGATCGCATTTTTTTCAAGAGCAGATGAGAATTACTTCGGCGGCGCAATGAGATACGTGAAGGTGGGAAACACGGAGATCGTGGTGGGCCACATGAAAGACATGATCGATGCGGATACCTTCAAGATCGAAATGAAGGAACCCTATTCTCCGGTCTACATGACCTGCATCGACGAGGCCAAGAAGGATCTGAGGGCGGGAGCACGTCCGGAGCTGGTCAGCTATCCCGGGAGCATCGATGAGTACGACACCATCATCCTGGCCTATCCCAACTACTGGGGGACCTATCCGATGGCAGTGGCCACCTTCCTGGAAAGGTACGACTTCACAGGCAAGACCATCCTGCCGCTTTGTACCAACGAGGGAAGCGGGATGGGCAGCAGCGAGCGCGACCTCAGGAAGGCCTGCCCGGGAGCAGAGCTGAAGGCCGGCCTGTCCATCACCGGCAGCCGCGCGCAGGAGTCTGCCGGAGCAGTGAAGAAGTGGCTGAACAAGAACGGTATCGCGTAG
- a CDS encoding LysR family transcriptional regulator — protein sequence MNTKQIDYCIELSRTLNFSRAAENLFVSQPTFSYQIRLLEEEVGFQIFYRNGKGAELTPAGSQFVTYLTGMREELKRAVEQGQNFSARYKDNITISLMVRQAVYFLPEAMRLFEKSDPDVQVTPMFQYEGGMDTFLKGDADILFALSDETRQLSGVSVHDLFESHIYLIADRKDPLAEKNKVNDADLYGRTLMVGGGSPPALRAVQQRLIASGRIRYFNSADHDTTLINLAAGRGLCLAPGFLNDHSGQFSWIPFDCEESFRCQLLTHKADNRESLTRFLTILKKLYADAVAFPL from the coding sequence ATGAACACCAAACAGATCGACTACTGTATCGAATTATCCAGAACACTGAACTTCAGCCGGGCGGCGGAGAATCTCTTCGTCAGCCAGCCCACCTTCTCCTACCAGATCCGTCTGCTGGAGGAGGAAGTCGGTTTTCAGATATTCTACCGCAATGGAAAAGGAGCCGAGCTCACACCGGCCGGCTCCCAGTTCGTCACTTATCTTACTGGCATGCGGGAGGAGCTGAAACGCGCCGTCGAGCAGGGGCAGAACTTCAGCGCCAGATACAAGGACAACATCACCATCAGCCTGATGGTCCGACAGGCGGTCTACTTCCTGCCGGAGGCGATGCGCCTGTTCGAGAAGAGCGATCCCGACGTACAGGTCACGCCCATGTTCCAGTACGAGGGCGGCATGGACACCTTTCTGAAGGGAGATGCGGACATTCTCTTCGCCCTGAGCGACGAAACCAGGCAGCTCTCCGGTGTGTCCGTCCACGACCTGTTCGAAAGTCACATCTATCTCATTGCAGACCGCAAGGATCCTCTCGCCGAGAAAAACAAAGTAAACGATGCGGATCTCTACGGCCGTACCCTCATGGTGGGCGGTGGCTCTCCCCCGGCGCTGCGCGCGGTCCAGCAAAGGCTGATCGCAAGCGGCAGGATCCGGTATTTCAACAGCGCTGATCACGACACGACACTGATAAATCTAGCCGCCGGACGCGGCCTCTGCCTTGCTCCGGGCTTCCTGAATGACCACAGCGGTCAGTTCTCCTGGATCCCCTTCGACTGCGAAGAATCCTTCCGTTGTCAGCTTCTCACGCACAAAGCCGACAACCGCGAGAGCCTGACCCGCTTCCTGACCATCCTGAAGAAACTGTATGCCGACGCGGTGGCATTCCCGCTGTAA
- a CDS encoding TIGR04076 family protein has product MLQGGSIMQGWTNDDRMMIACCNGGTRPVIFKIERIDILETDEEKAWLEKQVFSNSAEDAYTG; this is encoded by the coding sequence TTGTTGCAGGGAGGCTCCATCATGCAGGGGTGGACAAATGACGATCGTATGATGATTGCCTGCTGCAACGGCGGGACGAGGCCAGTCATATTCAAAATCGAGAGAATAGATATTCTGGAGACAGATGAAGAAAAAGCATGGTTAGAGAAACAGGTTTTTTCGAATTCTGCCGAGGATGCATACACAGGCTAA